The region CCCTTGAGTCTCTAGGTCATGGGATTGGGGTGGGCCCCACTGGAAGGTGTCAAGGGGAACTCTCGGATTCAGGGGCTGGCGGGAGGCTCCGGGGCCGTTCTGAGACCTggaggggaaagagaaggaacaCAGGGTagaaagaggaaggcaggactCTCCTCACTGGGCCGGTGCCTCACAGAGGCTTCCCCAGGACCCACTGCCTGCTTCAGCTGGGCCCTCAGAGGCCAGATGTGCAGTGGGGTGGAGGTATGCAAGACTGAGGAAATCCTACTTAATCCTGGAGTCCAAATCAAAGCCCCTTTGTTCACTCACtcctttctacattcaataaACAAAAATGCTTTACTCCAGGCAGAACATAAACTTGACCTCCATTATCAAGGAGCCCAGAGTTGAGGGAGGAAGACTGGTACCCAGATGACAACCACAGCACAGCAGAACTGACAAGGAGGGGGTGGGGTCACCAAAGGTGGTGCCAGCCCCAGGGAGGCCCTGACCACCTGACCAGGCAGCCAAGTGGTCTTTGGAGAAGGTGATATTGGTGCAGAGCCTTGAAGATGGCCTGGGCTTTAATCAGGATGAGGACAGGAAAGGGCATGCAAAACAGTGGGGATGGCAGTGGTAAGAACCTGGAGGTGTGAAAGACCTGGGCAAGTCCCAGGGCTTGGTGTGGCTGGAGTTGGGGTAGCAGTTGGAGCTGTGGTTGGAGGGTAAGTGAGAGCCTTCCCAGATCCTCTCAGCTCTTTCCCTGTCCCTAGCCAGATGGactgctccctcccctcacctctcACCCCTAGGCTGAGCCTCTGTTAAGAATTCCGAGAGCTCCCCTTCTGTGGTGCTCTCCccgtgtgtcaggcactgtgctgaggtATCCTCACCTCATACAGGTCTCATGATAAtaacctcattttacaggtgagacaaGCTCAGGGAGGCTGGACACCTCACCCTGGTCCATACTGCTGGGACAGTCAGAGCCAAGATTCCCATCTAGGCTGACCTGCCTCCAGGCCCCTGATGGGACCTCCTAAGGGGTGAGACAGGTGAGAGTCAGCATCGCTTAGGATCCAAGGCAGGGATGGGCTCAGCTTGTTCTCTGGCCTCAGGTCTTAGGATAGGGCCCAGCACAGAATAGAACTGCCTGCCTTTGAATGGGGGAAGAGAAAGCCCCTATTAGCTCACCTGTATCAGGGAGGCTGCAGGGCTCGGAGATCCCTGGGTGCAGGACACGGATTCACTGGACAGAGATGTCCAAGGCTTCCTCTTCACTGTTCCGGGAGCAGGATAAGCAAGGGAACAAAAATCCAGGGTCAGATTTGTGGGGGTCCAAAGCGGGTGGAAACATAGGGGCGGGACGCAGAGGTAGTGGAGGCTGTGGAGCTGGGGCCTTACTGGGGTCCAGGTCTCCAGGGAGGCCATCACTGCTTATGGAGGCTGGGCGCCGAGAGGCCTCGGAGAAGCTGTGGGGCCGCTGCGGGCCAGAGCTGCGGGCACCTTGGCTCTTCTCTTCTGGAGCCTGTTGGGGGACAGTGTGGAGGGCTGGGACCAGGTCAAATGAACCGCAGTTGGTCCCCTGCCTGGACACGCTGTTGCCCCGGGTAAGCAGAGGCGGGTGATTGGCTCAGCCTCGCCGGGGAGGCTTGTGATTGGCTCCGGAGAACTCACTCTCACCAGGGGCAGGTCCTTGACGGTGGGCCTCCCTTCTGTAGGGCCCACGTGCACCAGGTGGTTGAAGTTGGTGGGCGTTGAGATGAGCTTGGAGCGCACAAAAGGGTCCTTCAGCATCTCCCTGAGGGTGGAAGGGGTGAAGGGAGGGGTTTGACATAAGTGACACCGCCCCGCCCTCTCCTGGGGGGTGGGGCTTGTGcttcaccccacccccaagagCCGGAGGCCCAGCCCAGCCGCTGCACCACGCAAGCGCACCTGCGCTGCTGTTGCAGCTGCTCCTCCGACACTCGGAAGAAGAAGCGGCGCTTGCTCTTGGTACGGAACAGTTGGCGCCGGCTGTTGTCGGTGAGGTTGGGGATGTCGAACTCGTCCTTCTCTGCGGGAGAAGCAGAGCTGGGCCGTGCTCACAAGACCCCAGGGTCCCAGTCAACTGGTACTCAGGGTCACacacctccctgcccctcacccccactcTCTCACCTGCCAGAGGGTTCCTGAGGTAGGTGAGGCGGACCTTCTCCGTGCCATAGAGGAACAAGGAGCCCTCTGGGTTCAGGGGTCGCACCTAAAGCAGGGGCAACAGAGGTCACACCACACTATCCGACCATACCCCAGTCCAGCCCCAGGGTCTGAGCAGGCCCTCACCTTCTTGAGTGGCACTGTCTGGACCCATTCTGCTCTCCTCACATCAAACACATCGATGGCATTCTCGCTGAACACTGTCAGGTAGGGGGCTGCGTAACCTGCAGGGTGGGAAACTGTGCTGTTTAGCTCCAAGCAAGTCAGGCACCTCTCTGGGCTTGTTTGCTCCCTCTGTGTCACAGGGCCCTGTGCGCTGTCACAGCACAGTAACTTCCATGCCCCTCCAAAGGTCCTTCTGAAGACTCCTGATTGCCCCACCCAACCTCCAAAGCAAGTCAGAGATAAGGATCACAGAGCACTCACTAAGCCATGTCAGACCTAGTTCTAGCCATGTtgcatattttttctcctttaattctcaAACAACTCTGGGCAGGTAGTAGTATCGCCCCTAACTTACAGATGAGAGAACAGAAACCATAGCGCTAAGTCACGGCCAAAGTCACTCTGTGGTGAGAGCTGGGAATTGGCCCCAGGCAGTCTGGATCCAACGCCTACACACTGAATGTCTGTGCTACACCCAACCCACAGGCCCTACCCCAGAAAAGCAATTGTTCATGAACAATCTTTCTCTGTCCCTCCATATCCTATCACACTAGCTACCTGTGGAGGTGCAGGACTCCCTCACTATCCCATTCATTAATTCCTCCAAACATTCATAGGCCCTGGGGTGCACTTGCCTGGGCTGGGTGCTGGACATGATGAAGCACCAGCCCCAGTCCATCTGCAGGCCCCCAGTGCACCAAACCAGTCATTATAAGAAGGTGCTGAGAGCAAGGCAGAGATGTGAACAGAGGTAGGAGGGCAAAAAGGAGCAAAGGACCCATGGTGGTAGGGGCAGGCAGAAGCATGAATGCAGTGATAATAATGACAGTAATCATGGTGCCACTTATGGAGGGCCTACCAGCTCCAGGCCCTGAGCTGCTATGGGGGTGGGCTTGGCTAAGAGTTCACCAGGTACAAAAAGGAGAGTAGTTCAGGCAGGGGGAAGAGCACGAGCGAAGGCATGGGAGAAGACCTCCTGCAAGCCAGAGCAGGGTGTGGTTGGACAGGGGGCTACACGCTGGCCTCCAACGCCAAGCTCAGGAGCCTGGGCAGGACCCTGTCTTCCTCCAATGTGTGGGCTACATCACAGGGGCCGGGCCCCACCCAGCCTGGCCCTCCACAGGCCTTACCCCAGCCCGTGGGCACTGCTGGCCACAGCAGCTCGTGGATGCGAGACTTGCGGCCGGCGCTGTCCACGTAGACCCCAGCAGTGGTGAAGAGCAGCAGGAACTCACTGAGGCTGAGCTCCACGGCGCCCAGCGCCTCACCCAAGCCCCCTCGGGACGGTGGCAGCTCCTCAGGTACCAGACCGGCCCCCAGCGCTAAGGGCGCAGCCTCGTTGAGCAGTGGGTAGAGGGTGAAGGCACCAGCCGCGCCCACGCACAGCCGGTCACCCAGCAGCCCCAGGCTCTGCACAGGTGCTGGGGCCTGCAGCTCGCGGATACGGCGCTGCCAgggccctgggcctgggcccAGTTGGTAGCAGAGCACCTGGCGCTTGACTGCGACACAGAGCACAGGGGTGCGGGCCTGTAGGATGCGCCCGGCAGCCAGGGCCTGGCAGCCTCGAGACTCAGGGATCTTGGCGCCTGCTGCCTCCGCATTCTCCAGCTCGGCCAGGGCAAAGAGGCGTACGCTGGGGCCACGGCCACAGAGCACGACCAGCAGGCCTGCGGTGGGGCTCACGGCCAGCCGCTGCACCCGCCGGCACTCGCCCACCTGGAAGATGTCTGCAGAGTTGGCGAGGGAGAGTGTCACCGACAGGTGGCTGAGGAGCAGCCCAGTGCCCATCCTCCTTGTCCCTTGGGGCTGACCCACACCCATGCCCGCCCTGGCCCAGCCTGGCACGTACCGTTGCTGTGTAGATGGATCACAAACAGCCCCTCTTCGGTGCCCAGAGCAAGGCGTTCCCGGTCTGGTAGAGGGAGCAAGAGGTCGGGGGTCAGGGGGCCCATCCTGAGACAGGAGACTAGGCAGTCCACCTGCCCTtggcaagcctcagtttctcctgagGACACAGAGACGGCAGTCCCACTGTCCCTGAATCACTGGCCCCTTCAGTTCGAGTCTGGACTGGCTCTAATGGGGAAGTACCATGGGGACACGAGTTGGGGTGAgtggcccccccaccccgagctgTGGGATTTGGGGTAAGTCACGTCACCTCTCAGAGCCTTGGTTTCCCCTtatgtaaagtggggataataatggtacctttctcacagagctgctgtgaggCTGTGAAGAGATAAAGCAACGCAGGGTGAGTGTTAAGCTCACAGCAACCCCTGCTCAATAAATGCCCagtcccccagctcccagctggcACAGGGGACCTGGATGACGAGGGCACTCTCTCCCATGGCTCCTGTCCTGAGTGACTGCAGGAAGTCCTAGCCCATCAAGGCAGGGGCTTGCCAGGGCCGGGGGGCTGGGGGAAGCCGGGGGGTCccgcctcctctcctcttcccccacTGTCCATTATGGAGGCCCTGCTGAGCACAGGACAATGTGAGGCTCCCCCATGGTCCCCAGCTGCTGGTAAGAGAGCAGGAGCGGAACACTCCTGTATCTCTTACTAAAGCCTTTGGTCTTTTCACTTACTTGACATTCTTTgagaaaaagcagaaagggaTGTGCAGAGAAATGGGGTGGCAGAAGCCAGGCTCTCACCCCCTAGCCCAGGTCCCTCACACAGCCATGCCCAGGGGAGTGCTGAGGAGGACACACGTGCAAGAGTCCACAGCTCAGGGCTGCAGGGATTGGGCAGTGACAGTGGCCCTAGTGACCAGGCTCCTCCCCCAAGCCTGCCCGGGGCGGCCCCCTCAGCACGAGGCTCACCGATGATGGCGGCACAGAGTGTGTGGGGCAGCAGTGGCAGCCCGTTGTCATAGGCCTCCTTGAGCGTGTACACAGGCCGGGGCCTCGGCCGCGTGTCCCGCAGCAGCTGCTGCAGCTCACCCAGCACCTGCAGCCAGCACTTCCGCTCCCCCTCGCTCTCTGCCAGTAGCAGCACGGTGCACGTGGCAGGCGGCACTGTCAGCTGGGAGGCTGTCACCTATGGGCGGGGACccaggctggagggcagggagctGAGAACCAGCCGTCTTTCCCGCCCTCCTTCCATCAGTTGATGCTTATTAGCACTGATGTGGGCCCAGTGCAGTGCCAGGTGCTGTCATGCAACAGGTGGTGAGCCAGGTGGGGAGATCAGACAAGCACAGGGACAGCTCCAGAGCTCTGGGACCAGTGCCATAGAGGGGGAAGGACAGGGCCTCTTGGGAACACAGGGTGGGGCTCCCTAACCCAGGATAAGCAGTGAAAGACAACCTCCGAGCGGAAGAGACATTTCTGCTGGagccagggagggggtgggggtgagaagaGTAACCaggaatgctgggggtgggggaggggctggcagaATCTGAAACGTACAGCCTCAAGGTCACAGTCAGGAGCACCCTGAGGGCGATGGGGAGCCACAGAAGGGTCCTACATAAGGCAGAATCCAGCCAGCTTCATATATGGAGAACTCACTGCGCTGCAGGATGAAGCGTAGCTACCCTGTCCAGAATGGAGGCTATTGTAGCCGTCCATGATGGGGCAAGGGGGGCAGGACGCAGGAGGCAGCCATGGAGATGGATGAAATTGGCTGGAGTGGGGCCAACATAGACGCGGGCAGAGGTCTGGCCCATCCTGCCCCCGAACTTACCCTAAAGATGCGTGGCAGGTCCCTGGATTGGGCGTGGATAACATCAGAGGCCAGGACAGGAATAGCTGAGAACTGGGGGTCCCTGAGAGGTTCATGGAGCAGGTCAGAGGTCACATGGCCCTGGCTGCCCCGTTGACCCACACATCCCCTGCCCAAAGCCACTGCCTGGCCCCCACCTCAGATCCAGTGCCTGCAGGAGGGCCCCGCTAGCTGGGCTGAGCCTTGGGTCTGGGGCATCGAACAGTAGCAGGCGTGAGTCACTGAGGGCAGCAAACACTCGCTGCCAGCCCCGACGGACACCTGAGGGCCGTGGCACCTGGGGGGAAGGCAGGTAAGGGAGGGCCTGCCAGGCCCTCAGCCCACTCAcccatccttcccctcccctAGTGCCAGCTTACCGACAGGAAGCCCTCGTAGGCAGTGCCCGTGCCCGTTTCGGGGTGCACTCCCAGGGCTGTGTGGAGGCGGTCAGGGGGCACGGGGCAGGGTGGGGCCTGTGGGGCACAAGTCGAGTGACAGAAGTAGCCACAGGCTGTGGGGAAAATGGGAGCCGAAAGATGATGTGAGGCTGGGTGGGGACAGCCCAGGACCAGGACTCTGGGCATTCCCAGCCCCAGCTTCCCTCAGGCCATGGTGGCACCTGAGCTGTCACCAACTCCCCATaaagtcagaaaagaaaaacagagtaaaCTAACAGTGAGAAATGTTGACTGGGAAGTGCCAGTGGTCTGAACTGAGAGAATCAGCCTGAGTGAGTCAGGATCAGGACCACTTTTCATTCCCTCCACCCTAGCGGCTGTGGCTGGCGCATGGGAGGCGGGTGTGCAGGTGGGGCAAGGGGTCTCACCatcacagcccaggccctggcGGCCCAGGCCCAGCATCAGCGAGGTGCAGCGGAGACActtggtgggggatgggaagcTCCTTGGACGCATCGTGTGTGaaccaggctggggagggggacatGCCCATTACCCATGCCTGACCACAGCCTCCCAGGGCGCCATGCCCCACCCTTGAGGCCACCCTGTGGTGTCCAGTGAGATCAGGGAATgagccaggtggctgtgtgtgaACTCTGAGCCCCAGCGATCTGTGGTCATACTCAAAACTCATTGCCATCGCTGCCATTCCCAGTGTGGTCTGCTGGCCAGGAGGCATGTGGAGGGACCCAAGCAGGTTCTTGGAAGCCTGGCAGAATGACTtggtgcccccaccccgccctgccccTCTGGGTGCTGACCTTTGCAGGAGGACCTTCTACAGGGGCGGTGTTAGCAGCAGGTGCTCTGGGGAACACAGCctgcaggggagggcaggcaAACAGGTGAGAAGTGCGCAggcagagggtggaggtggggcccaGCACCCCGACTGTGGGTCTCCCGTCTGTCCTCACCCCCAGGCGCAGGCTGCGGCGGCCCTCTGGCCTCAGCTCTGGCTCCACGCCAGGCCTCGGGGCCTCTCCTGAGATGCCAGAGTCTTTGGCAGAATCCTTCTGGGGAATGGGATGGGGGCAGAGTCAAGGCCTCTGTGTCCTCCCCAGGACTCCTCCCCAACCAGTCCCGCACCTGGTCTTACCTCTGAGCTCCGGAAGGACAGGAAGGGAATCAGCGAGTTTGAGGGCTTGGTGTCTGCAAACAGAGGGTGTGGGTCACTGGGGGTGgggtccctggcccagccctaaCACTTGTTTCTGAGAAACCAGGGCCAGCAGGGGCTTCCACCTCAGTTTCCACCTCAGTAAAATGGGGAAATGAatgcaggatgggggaggggggtgggcatACAGCAGGTGCTCGGTAAGTGCTAGCTAACAGATAGTGGGTTAAGCAGCAGAGACTGGAACTAACTTGTTTTCACAGCCCTGCAAGGTTATTGTGTGACCCCCTTGGTGACCTGGAGCGAAGGACTTGCTCCAGGACAGGCAAGCAGATGGCTACATACCTCCTGGCCCACGGGCCCGCAGCTCCTCCCGGAGTGCAGCCAGCTCCTGCTGCAGGCCCTGGTTCTGCTTCTCAGCCTCCTGTAGACCACTGGGGAGAAGCGGGTGAGGGCTCGCCACAGGCCTCTGCATGGGTCGTGGGTCCCTCGAAGTGCATGCCCCTAGTCTCACCTCTCAGCCCGCAGCTGGGCCTCCTGCACCTGCGTCAGCTGCTCCTGCAGGCCCTGCTTGGCCCGGATCTCAGCCTCCAGTGCTGACTGCAGCTCCAGCCTGGCCGAGGCCTCCATCTTCTGCAGCCGCCGTGCCTTCCACTGGTGATCCTGGTGGCCAGGGAGCACCAATATAAGATGCCCAACCCCCTAACCCAGCCTGGCCAGGCTCAAAGCCCCAGCTTTGCCCCTGACCCGATGTGAGCTTAGGCAAGTCCCTGATCTTCCATAAGTTCAATGTCCCTACCTGTGGAGTGAGGCTCCCGGCACCCCTCCCCTCCGGGTCTCCACAGGGCTCACCAGCGGCCGGGTAGGGAGAGTCTGGGTGCCCACGTTCCGCAAGGACTCCAGCTCCTCAGCCATCTTGGTGGCCAGGGCCTGCAGATAGCCTCTTGACACCTTCTCATCATTCACCCTGATTGGGAAGGGGGCTCACCATCAGGGGCTGCACCATCAGCCCTGCCtgggcccagccccctcccctagCCCCTTGGCACCCACCAGCTGAGGATGTCGGCGATCTGGGCCTCCCAGTTGCTCTCTGTCTCCCGCTGCTCACCCTCCAGCCTCTGCTTGCTCTGCTGCTCCCGCTCCAGCTCTTCCACCAGCTAGGGATCAGGTGGGAAGGTGGGCTCAGCCCCCAGGGGCCCTAGCACCCATGAGTCCTGCCTGTGTTCACCCTTCTCACCCAGCAGCTGCCTGCAGCCTTGGCAGCTCTGACCATCCACCCTGCCAGCTTCCTGTCTCTCCGGCCCTCTGCCTGCCCTGCTCACCCGCTCCTGCTCCTGGCTCAGCCGCTGGTTCTCCTCCTGTAGCCAGCTGAGAGCCTCCTCCTTCCCACTCGTCCTACAGGGAGAAGGATGACTCGATGACCCCCAGCTCAGGCCCTCACCCTGTCCCCTGCCCCGACGGCCCTGCTTACCCGTGGCTGCGGGCCTGCTCCAGCTGCACTCGCAGGGCGGCCACCTCCTGCCTCAGCTGTGCTTCCTGAGCCCCGCCCTCAGGCGTTCTTGTGCCGTTGGTCTCAGAGGCAGAGTGGACAGTCTGGAGGACACGGAGAGGGGTCAGGGCAGGGGCCCAAGAAGCCATGATCCACCCTACCCCCGGAACACAGACCTGGCCCTGAGGACCCTGATTGGGGTCAGGCCAAGAGAAGGGGGCAAGGCCTCACCACCTTGACTTGAGAAGATTCCCTCTCAAGGCTTTGTTCCCGCTGTCTCCGGAGCTGCGTCACCTCCTGGCTCAGCGTGGCCACCTGGGCTTGCAGCTGTGACAGGGCGCAGAGGCAGCCAGTGCTGAGCTTGTTCACCCCAACCTTCCACCTTGCTCTAGACTCTCGGGGTCTGCCAGCTGCCCTCGGAGTGGAGGCAGTGGACGCCTGTCCATACCCCCAAACCCCCGTTCCCTTCCTCAGGCCTTGGCTCACACAGTGGGGGTGCCAAGGCACGTGGTATTCCCAGCACCTTGAACTCGGCTCCCTGGGCTGCCTCCAGCCACACCTGGAGTCACAGAGGCAGGACCCTGTTGCTGTCCCCACCCACTCCCATCACACACCTCCCTCCGGGCATCCTGGGCCTCCTCCAGCTGGGAGTTCAGGGTGTGGGTCTGGTTGGCCGTGGCTGcctctctctcctgggcctcctgcagCTTCCGGAGCAGCTCCTCCTGCTGCCCCTGGGCTCTGCATAGCTCCTGCTCCTGCGACTGCAGCCCTGCCCGAGCCTCAGCCAGCTCCTGGCGGGCCCACGTGGCAGGCAAGGCCTGGAATCAGGGCATGGACCTCCTCCACATCAAGCCCTGGGCCACTCACCCACCTCACTGAGCCTTACCTGGAGGAGCTGGTCTCTCTCTTGCCGAAGGTCACTGTCCTGGTCTGGGCTACCAGCCGGGGGCCCATCCGTCTGGGACAAGGGGGCCTTGCTGTCCCTCAGCATCTCTGCCAGGAATTATCACTGAGACCCGCACACTGACTGTCCCAGCTTCATCCAGGAACTCTACATGCATGGAACCCTCATCCCTGCTCATTTTCTACATGCAGACTCAGAGAGTTTAAGATACttccccaagatcacacagcatgtacagggcaggggcaggactggaacccaggttGGACCCAGGTGTACTGGGAAAGCAGCTCAGCTTCCAAGGTGAGGGTAGGGGGAAAGAGGCGGGGTGTGGGGAGTTACCTGACAGCTTGTCCTGTAGTGTCTGCACTTCCTTCTGTAACTGCTCCAGCTCCCGATGCTCTGATGAGGTCTGCAGAGCCTCTGTGGTGGGGGGCACCCACAGGTGAGGAGCtagtcctgcagctgcagaccccAAGGCAGACCCACCTGCCATGGCCCAGCTGGATCCCCCCGAACCTTGGAGTTTCCAGCTCAGCTCTGCCTTCTCCTGCTCCAGACAGCGGAGCCTCCGCTCCAGGGCAGCCAACTGCTCAGAACTGCTCTCAAGGCCCGGACTGGGGAGATTAGGGCAACATGAGTTGGCGGAGAACCACCCTCACAAGCttccttcatttttctgcatccaaacattcattcatccaagaaACACCCACTACACACAAGCTCTGTACCCAACTCTGGGCTCtgctgggaagagagagaaatcagaccaGGCTCCGCCCTTGGGAGGCCCCAGGCCGGTACCATGTGCAGCAGCCCCAGGCAGTGAATCCAGGGCCCTCTGGGCCCTGGTTCAAACTCCAGCCCTGGCCCTTACAAGTGTGTGACAAGTGACCTTAGTCACCTAACATatcagagtctcagtttccctgCAGGAAAATGGAAGTGATGACAGGGCCTCTTCCAAGGGCCGTTAAGAGGACTCAGAGACATAGGCCCAgagagccccacccccagcacataGCACTCCATGAGTGAGGGTCAGACCGCCTGCTTACATTTCACAGCCCCTACTCTGCCAGGACATTGCTGCGGCTGCAGGCCAGCCCTACACATGGAATTGGGCTGAGAGCAtcctgcccattttacagaggtaTAAAGTGAGATTCAGGGAGCAGTACTAGGCTTCTGGCTTGGAGTCCAGTATACTCCCAGCCAGCCATGGAGGATCCTGTGAGGGCAAACTGTGCGTCAGGACCCGGAGGGGGCGTGGCTTCACCAGACCTCGAGGACATAGGGGGTTATCCTGCTGAGGGCTTGGAGCACGCTTCCCGAGCCCCTGTCTCATGTAGACACCAGGTGGGCCATTCAGCCACTTTCCCAGAGTCCTGATGGACAACACTCCCAGTGTTCTCCGCCTAGCAGCCCCCAGCTTCCCACCAGGTGTGTGAGGACTAGGCTCACCTGCCTGAGGTGTAGGTGAAGCCCACAAATGGCAGGTGGTGGCCTAAAAAGGTCCCGTGGGAGGGTGGTGGCAGGGTCCCCTGTAGGAGAAGAAGGTGAATCAGAGTCAAATAGGCTCAGCTCCAGGCAGAGGCTTGAGACTAAAGAGACCCATTGGGTCTGGGCGGGCCAACCTCCTCCTGCTCAGGCCTCCCCCAAAAGACTGTAACTTCCACAAGTCCTTGAGGCTCTGGCCTCCAGGTGCTGCTGGGAGTCTTCTTTCTTACAGGATTTCTGGTTAACAGGATGAAACCTGTGGTCCAAAGACCATCACTTGGCACTACCTACCTCAGTGCAGGTGAACCATAACTCCCATGAGCCTCTGGGGTCTGAAGACGTCATCTCCAGCCCAGCAACTGCTTTGGGGAACTTTGCAGGGTGGGGGAAGGGTCCCACAGCCACTGAAGCTCAAGGCAGTTTTCCTACTGTGGTGGGACCTGCCACTCACTGGATGGTTGAGGGTGTCATCATCCACGTCGAAGTTGGAGGTGTCCATGGGCCCCCGAAGCTCAGGGATATAGGGGGCAGTGCTGGTTGCCAGCCGCTCCCAGTCCACGCCTTCAAAGAAGGGGTGGTTCCGGAAGTCGTCCAGCCCCCCGCGGCCCAGACGCTCCTCCTGGCGGCACAGCAGCTGGCGGATCAGGTCTCGGGCACTAGCCGGCACATCAGGCACATCTGGGGGGAACTGCAGGTGGTCCTGCAGGCCCAGGGGAGGGGTGCAGGTGAGCATCCAGGATCACACCCCAGCCCCACAGATACAAGAGCCCTGCCGCCCTCCCAGAACCCCAGGGCCAGGTGACCAGACCTCATGGTTCATGATCTTGCCATAGGTTTCCACCAGGGATTCAGCATAGAAGGGTGTCTCTCCAAAGAGCAACTCGTAGGCACAGACCCCCAGGGACCACCAGTCGCACTGTGGGCCATAGTGGCCCTTGCCCTCCTCCATAGCCTGCAGGATCTCAGGGGAGATGTAGTCCGGTGTCCCCACTGCCACCGATGAATCCACCTGTGGGTGGTGGTGTTGATGACATCATAAAGACAGCTTCAGGCTTGGCTGGGCCTTCTGGCCCTTCCCCATGGCCCCGGGTCTGGACCTAGCACCCCTACGCCCTAGGGCTTGGCCAGCTTGGTGCCCCAACCCTGGCCCCTGGTCTAGCCCTTCCTTCCCTTGGGAGTCTGATGCCACCTGCACTAGGCCTGGTGCCTCTCATTCCCCTGGGagctcacccagccgggatcccctgcCCCTACCTGGGGCAGGGTCCTTACCATGCCACTGTTGTTGAGACGTAGGCAGGAGCCAAAGTCAGCCAAGCGGATGTGCCCGTTCATGTCCAACAGGATATTGTCTGGCTTGACATCCCTGGGGAAGGGCAAGGAGAGTGAAGGCTTGACCCATGTGGGTGGATGTGTATTTAGGCACATGGCTGGGTGGGCACGTGTACACACTAGTATGTGTACACTCATACATGTTCCTGCGTGCATCCGCAAGCAATGTGTTTGCCTGCGTGTGGAAGGGGGAAAGGATGGTGGCCAGGCATCCTGGCTCCCAAGAAGGAAGAGTGGTTAGGCTGGGGAGAGAGACCCATAAGGACAACCCTTGGAGGCAGCAGAGTGTGCTACGGGGGACACAGGAGTCAGACTTCTCAGTGCAACCCACAGCTCGGCCATCCACTGGTGAGGTCACCGCGAACCAGGTGTTACCTGTACTAAGCCCtgactttctcatctgtaaaatgggatgataacAGCTCCCATCCCATCACATAAGGTTTTGATGTGAGAATTCAAAGGTATCATGCATATGAAGTTCGtagcacagggcttggcacataTGTGGTCAGCTGTCAACAGAGGCTAGAAAGGGTAGCAGGGGCTTTGGGGGCCCCACCTGTGGACATAGCCCAGCTGATGCAGCGAGTGGATGGCCAACACCATCTCGGCCAGGTAGAACTGGGCCAGTTCAGGTGGGAGGCGGTCCTCAAAGCGGCTCAGCAGAGTGAGGAGGTCTCCTCCAGCATAGTAGTCCATCACCAGGTACTAGATAGTGGCGGGCAAGGGGCAAGCATCAGATGTGGGGGCATGGTGGGCACTTGCCCCAGGGCCCTACCTCCCACCTGCCTCACAGGGGTCCTGCCTCTGGGAAGGCAGGGCCATTTCTCCCAGCAACTCTGGGTGGCCAGTTCCCAGCCAAAGCTTAGGCAGGAGGCTCCAGGCTGGAGCTGGAGGGGAGTGGAAGCCTCTTGGTCCCATAGGAGGGGTCTCTCTCCCCTTGGACCAGCACTTCTGACCACCAAAGGCCTTCTCCTTCGTCCTCAGGTAACTCCCCTCCAAC is a window of Vicugna pacos chromosome 10, VicPac4, whole genome shotgun sequence DNA encoding:
- the CDC42BPG gene encoding serine/threonine-protein kinase MRCK gamma isoform X2; protein product: MERRLRALERLVRGEAGGGPGLDGLLDLLLGLHHELSSAPLRRERNVAQFLSWVSPFVAKVKELRLQRDDFEILKVIGRGAFGEVAVVRQRESGQIFAMKMLHKWEMLKRAETACFREERDVLVKGDSRWVTALHYAFQDEEYLYLVMDYYAGGDLLTLLSRFEDRLPPELAQFYLAEMVLAIHSLHQLGYVHRDVKPDNILLDMNGHIRLADFGSCLRLNNSGMVDSSVAVGTPDYISPEILQAMEEGKGHYGPQCDWWSLGVCAYELLFGETPFYAESLVETYGKIMNHEDHLQFPPDVPDVPASARDLIRQLLCRQEERLGRGGLDDFRNHPFFEGVDWERLATSTAPYIPELRGPMDTSNFDVDDDTLNHPGTLPPPSHGTFLGHHLPFVGFTYTSGSPGLESSSEQLAALERRLRCLEQEKAELSWKLQEALQTSSEHRELEQLQKEVQTLQDKLSEMLRDSKAPLSQTDGPPAGSPDQDSDLRQERDQLLQELAEARAGLQSQEQELCRAQGQQEELLRKLQEAQEREAATANQTHTLNSQLEEAQDARRELQAQVATLSQEVTQLRRQREQSLERESSQVKTVHSASETNGTRTPEGGAQEAQLRQEVAALRVQLEQARSHGTSGKEEALSWLQEENQRLSQEQERLVEELEREQQSKQRLEGEQRETESNWEAQIADILSWVNDEKVSRGYLQALATKMAEELESLRNVGTQTLPTRPLDHQWKARRLQKMEASARLELQSALEAEIRAKQGLQEQLTQVQEAQLRAESGLQEAEKQNQGLQQELAALREELRARGPGDTKPSNSLIPFLSFRSSEKDSAKDSGISGEAPRPGVEPELRPEGRRSLRLGAVFPRAPAANTAPVEGPPAKPGSHTMRPRSFPSPTKCLRCTSLMLGLGRQGLGCDACGYFCHSTCAPQAPPCPVPPDRLHTALGVHPETGTGTAYEGFLSVPRPSGVRRGWQRVFAALSDSRLLLFDAPDPRLSPASGALLQALDLRDPQFSAIPVLASDVIHAQSRDLPRIFRVTASQLTVPPATCTVLLLAESEGERKCWLQVLGELQQLLRDTRPRPRPVYTLKEAYDNGLPLLPHTLCAAIIASQQLCEKDRERLALGTEEGLFVIHLHSNDIFQVGECRRVQRLAVSPTAGLLVVLCGRGPSVRLFALAELENAEAAGAKIPESRGCQALAAGRILQARTPVLCVAVKRQVLCYQLGPGPGPWQRRIRELQAPAPVQSLGLLGDRLCVGAAGAFTLYPLLNEAAPLALGAGLVPEELPPSRGGLGEALGAVELSLSEFLLLFTTAGVYVDSAGRKSRIHELLWPAVPTGWGYAAPYLTVFSENAIDVFDVRRAEWVQTVPLKKVRPLNPEGSLFLYGTEKVRLTYLRNPLAEKDEFDIPNLTDNSRRQLFRTKSKRRFFFRVSEEQLQQQRREMLKDPFVRSKLISTPTNFNHLVHVGPTEGRPTVKDLPLVRAPEEKSQGARSSGPQRPHSFSEASRRPASISSDGLPGDLDPMKRKPWTSLSSESVSCTQGSPSPAASLIQVSERPRSLPPAPESESSP